Proteins from a genomic interval of Dama dama isolate Ldn47 chromosome 1, ASM3311817v1, whole genome shotgun sequence:
- the C1H11orf71 gene encoding uncharacterized protein C11orf71 homolog, with product MAQNSVSLSAGDRRSRVAYLSSSHGDLSSSALALAMVSGDSFLVTRPEAILPESVPPSSVRLNFRTESRRAPGGGRSPTRFNEGRELEARSRSRQARFSPYPGPAVKLDLLRSVLQQRLVALGGVIVARLSA from the coding sequence ATGGCGCAGAACTCTGTGTCCCTGTCCGCCGGCGATCGAAGGAGCCGGGTGGCTTACCTCAGCTCTTCCCACGGTGACCTCAGCTCATCGGCTTTAGCGTTGGCGATGGTCTCCGGAGACAGCTTCCTCGTTACCAGGCCCGAGGCGATTCTTCCAGAATCTGTTCCTCCATCCTCTGTGCGGCTGAACTTCCGGACCGAGAGCCGTCGGGCGCCTGGTGGCGGCCGAAGCCCGACCCGGTTTAATGAGGGAAGGGAACTGGAGGCGCGGAGCCGAAGCCGACAGGCCAGATTCTCACCTTACCCGGGCCCTGCGGTGAAACTCGACCTTCTAAGAAGTGTCCTGCAACAGCGTCTGGTGGCACTTGGAGGAGTTATCGTAGCCCGTCTTTCGGCTTAA